One Streptomyces lincolnensis genomic region harbors:
- a CDS encoding sensor histidine kinase yields the protein MTTETKSDSDGYSDGGGIRGAGARGMGRAALRGLGLALVLLPGAVLCFTLSLVSIVLIPIGVGILTTGWVLTGVRVFADWRRVLAAEWCGVLIPSAYRPVPENANPWTRTFGMLRDPATWRDLRWLPVDMTAGFVTALLPAALLIYPLEGFALAAGLWRVFPDGYWYGFVPVTGQATAFAAGALGLGLLFLAHFFTLRLLPVHFRLTRWMLASNQRELAERVKVLTDTRRDAVDTSAAELRRIERDLHDGAQARLVAMGMDLGTIEMLLDKDPEQAKRLLSQARQSSADALTELRELVRGIHPPVLAERGLGDAVRALALRMPVPTETNVDLPGRAEAPVEAAAYFAVSEVLTNAVKHADADRIWIDLHHVDEGAEGAGGIGMLRISVTDNGKGGAAIGAGSGLAGVERRLGTFDGVLAVSSPAGGPTMVTLEIPCALS from the coding sequence ATGACCACCGAGACCAAGAGCGACAGCGACGGCTACAGCGACGGCGGCGGCATCAGGGGGGCCGGGGCACGGGGTATGGGGCGGGCGGCACTGCGGGGGCTCGGCCTGGCGCTGGTGCTGCTGCCGGGGGCCGTGCTGTGCTTCACGCTCTCCCTGGTGTCGATCGTGCTCATCCCGATCGGCGTCGGGATCCTCACCACTGGCTGGGTACTCACCGGCGTGCGGGTGTTCGCGGACTGGCGGCGGGTGCTCGCGGCGGAGTGGTGCGGGGTGCTGATCCCGTCGGCGTACCGGCCGGTCCCCGAGAACGCCAACCCGTGGACGCGCACCTTCGGGATGCTGCGCGACCCGGCGACCTGGCGGGATCTGCGGTGGCTGCCCGTGGACATGACGGCGGGCTTCGTCACGGCGCTCCTGCCGGCCGCGCTGCTGATCTACCCGCTGGAGGGATTCGCGCTGGCGGCGGGGCTGTGGCGGGTCTTCCCCGACGGGTACTGGTACGGCTTCGTCCCGGTCACCGGACAGGCCACCGCGTTCGCCGCCGGTGCCCTGGGCCTCGGTCTCCTGTTCCTCGCCCACTTCTTCACCCTGCGGCTGCTGCCGGTCCACTTCCGGCTGACCCGGTGGATGCTCGCCTCCAACCAGCGCGAACTGGCCGAGCGCGTCAAGGTGCTGACCGACACCCGGCGGGACGCCGTGGACACCTCCGCCGCCGAACTGCGGCGCATCGAACGGGACCTGCACGACGGCGCGCAGGCCCGGCTGGTCGCCATGGGCATGGACCTGGGAACCATCGAGATGCTCCTCGACAAGGATCCGGAGCAGGCCAAGCGCCTTCTCTCGCAGGCCCGCCAGTCCTCCGCCGACGCCCTGACCGAGCTGCGCGAACTCGTCCGCGGCATCCACCCGCCGGTCCTCGCCGAACGCGGACTGGGCGACGCCGTACGGGCGTTGGCGTTGCGGATGCCCGTTCCCACCGAGACGAACGTGGACCTGCCGGGCCGCGCGGAGGCACCCGTGGAAGCGGCGGCGTACTTCGCCGTCAGCGAGGTGCTGACCAACGCCGTCAAGCACGCGGACGCCGACCGGATCTGGATCGACCTGCATCACGTCGACGAAGGGGCCGAAGGCGCCGGGGGCATCGGCATGCTGCGGATCTCCGTCACCGACAACGGCAAGGGCGGCGCGGCGATCGGGGCGGGTTCGGGACTCGCCGGAGTCGAGCGGCGACTGGGTACATTCGACGGCGTCCTGGCCGTCAGCTCTCCAGCGGGCGGCCCCACCATGGTCACCCTGGAGATCCCTTGCGCGTTGTCCTAG
- a CDS encoding DUF1996 domain-containing protein has translation MGRNTRKRRTPMATKAVAGAAALALGGGGLIWANFYASAHESGSGQNRTKATANQIATINCPDVGQKLTKVPESARQGVAKELALLDRQITEAYTRLADTRQAQAGDSNYVNNAILSPLKSKRVATLDRIGININRAGGQRPQGLDQFAQCQGVPAEQPETNDGNGGGQNNDGQDQGQDNGGQDQNGGGQDQGQDNGQDQGQDQGNGGQAGNGPAADDFINIEDVQPNSRNLPNGLAANGDGGSTGTFTTQCGTNENENRNSDNVIVAPGVSNGAQHQHDYVGNQNNNAFASDEDLAGGETTCQNQGDKSTYFWPVIRIQDGTQDIDQGQPGGGQDGNVGKIVEPAQAELKFVGNRTSDVVAMPTALRIITGDAKSFTNGLNNANTSWSCTGFEDRQVTDKYPICPEGSSVVRTSNFQSCWDGQNIDSANHRTHVDFVEADGTCSNGFQAIPQLQVRLVYDVPAPQINNGQLANPFAVDSFPEQLHKPITDHNDFINFFDENVMNQMVECINSGQDCQ, from the coding sequence ATGGGACGCAACACAAGAAAACGCCGTACGCCGATGGCCACCAAGGCCGTAGCCGGGGCGGCGGCCCTAGCGCTCGGCGGGGGCGGGCTGATCTGGGCCAACTTCTACGCCTCGGCCCATGAATCGGGCTCGGGGCAGAACAGGACGAAGGCCACCGCCAACCAGATCGCGACGATCAACTGCCCCGATGTCGGCCAGAAGCTGACGAAGGTGCCGGAGAGCGCGCGTCAGGGTGTGGCCAAGGAGCTGGCGCTGCTCGACAGGCAGATCACGGAGGCCTACACGCGCCTGGCGGACACCCGTCAGGCCCAGGCCGGTGACTCCAACTACGTCAACAACGCCATCCTCAGCCCGCTGAAGTCCAAGCGTGTGGCCACGCTCGACCGGATCGGCATCAACATCAACCGCGCCGGCGGCCAGCGACCGCAGGGCCTGGACCAGTTCGCCCAGTGTCAGGGCGTCCCGGCCGAGCAGCCGGAGACCAACGACGGCAACGGCGGCGGCCAGAACAACGACGGTCAGGACCAGGGCCAGGACAACGGTGGCCAGGACCAGAACGGCGGTGGTCAGGACCAGGGCCAGGACAACGGTCAGGACCAGGGCCAGGACCAGGGCAACGGAGGCCAGGCCGGCAACGGCCCGGCGGCCGACGACTTCATCAACATCGAGGACGTCCAGCCCAACTCCCGCAACCTGCCGAACGGTCTGGCCGCGAACGGCGACGGCGGCTCGACGGGCACCTTCACCACCCAGTGCGGCACGAACGAGAACGAGAACCGCAACTCGGACAACGTGATCGTGGCGCCCGGCGTGTCCAACGGTGCCCAGCACCAGCACGACTACGTCGGCAACCAGAACAACAACGCCTTCGCGAGCGACGAGGACCTGGCGGGCGGCGAGACGACCTGCCAGAACCAGGGCGACAAGTCGACGTACTTCTGGCCGGTCATCCGGATCCAGGACGGTACGCAGGACATCGACCAGGGTCAGCCCGGCGGTGGCCAGGACGGCAACGTCGGCAAGATCGTCGAGCCCGCCCAGGCCGAGCTGAAGTTCGTCGGCAACCGGACCAGCGATGTCGTCGCGATGCCGACCGCCCTGCGGATCATCACCGGTGACGCCAAGTCCTTCACCAACGGACTGAACAACGCCAACACCTCCTGGAGCTGCACCGGCTTCGAGGACCGGCAGGTGACGGACAAGTACCCGATCTGCCCCGAGGGCAGCAGCGTGGTCCGGACGTCCAACTTCCAGAGCTGCTGGGACGGCCAGAACATCGACAGCGCCAACCACCGCACCCACGTGGACTTCGTGGAGGCGGACGGCACCTGCTCGAACGGCTTCCAGGCCATCCCCCAGCTCCAGGTGCGTCTGGTCTACGACGTCCCGGCCCCGCAGATCAACAACGGGCAGCTCGCGAACCCGTTCGCGGTGGACTCCTTCCCGGAGCAGCTGCACAAGCCGATCACCGACCACAACGACTTCATCAACTTCTTCGACGAGAACGTGATGAACCAGATGGTCGAGTGCATCAACAGCGGGCAGGACTGCCAGTAG
- a CDS encoding TetR/AcrR family transcriptional regulator, producing the protein MTTGVRRRMGVEERRQQLIGVALDLFSRRSPDEVSIDEIAAAAGISRPLVYHYFPGKLSLYEAALKRAAEDLASRFVEPHEGPLGSRLLRVMRRFFDFVDDHGPGFSALMRGGPAVGSSATNALIDSVRQAAYDQILSHLGVDRPPARLELIVRSWISLAESTALIWLDGRRIPRAELEVQLVHDFAALAAVSAAHDEEMSVLLRAMLKDEPGEGPFGDLVVRLIALAS; encoded by the coding sequence ATGACTACCGGGGTACGCCGAAGAATGGGAGTCGAGGAGCGGCGGCAGCAGTTGATCGGCGTCGCCCTCGACCTCTTCAGCCGTCGGTCGCCCGACGAGGTCTCCATCGACGAGATAGCCGCCGCCGCGGGCATTTCTCGGCCGCTGGTCTACCACTACTTCCCCGGCAAACTCAGCCTGTACGAGGCCGCGTTGAAGCGTGCGGCGGAGGATCTCGCGAGCCGGTTCGTGGAGCCGCACGAGGGTCCGCTGGGGTCCCGGCTGCTGCGGGTGATGCGCCGCTTCTTCGACTTCGTGGACGACCACGGCCCCGGTTTCTCGGCGTTGATGCGCGGCGGTCCGGCGGTGGGCTCGTCGGCGACGAACGCGCTCATCGACTCCGTACGACAGGCCGCGTATGACCAGATCCTTTCGCACCTGGGTGTGGACCGGCCCCCCGCGCGACTGGAGCTGATCGTCCGTTCCTGGATCTCGCTCGCCGAGTCGACCGCGCTGATCTGGCTGGACGGCAGGCGTATCCCGCGTGCCGAGCTGGAGGTGCAGCTCGTGCACGACTTCGCCGCGCTCGCGGCGGTGAGCGCGGCACACGACGAGGAGATGAGCGTCCTGCTGCGGGCCATGCTCAAGGACGAGCCGGGCGAGGGCCCGTTCGGCGACCTGGTGGTCCGGCTGATCGCGCTGGCTTCGTAG
- the glnII gene encoding glutamine synthetase, with product MSFKAEYIWIDGTEPTAKLRSKTKILADDAKGAELAIWGFDGSSTNQAEGHASDCVLKPVFSCPDPIRGGDDILVLCEVYNIDMTPHETNTRAALVEVAEKFAAQEPIFGIEQEYTFFKDGYPLGFPKGGFPAPQGGYYCGVGADEIFGRDVVEAHLDNCLKAGLAISGINAEVMPGQWEFQVGPVSPLEVSDHLWVARWLLYRTAEDFGVSATLDPKPVKGDWNGAGAHTNFSTKAMRETYEAIITAAESLGEGSKPLDHVKHYGAGIDDRLTGLHETAPWNEYSYGVSNRGASVRIPWQVEKDGKGYIEDRRPNANVDPYVVTRLLVDTCCSALEKAGQV from the coding sequence GTGAGCTTCAAGGCTGAGTACATCTGGATCGACGGCACCGAGCCGACGGCCAAGCTGCGTTCCAAGACGAAGATTCTTGCGGACGACGCGAAGGGCGCCGAGCTCGCGATCTGGGGCTTCGACGGGTCCTCCACGAACCAGGCCGAGGGCCACGCCTCGGACTGTGTACTCAAGCCGGTCTTCTCCTGCCCGGACCCGATCCGCGGCGGCGACGACATCCTCGTCCTGTGCGAGGTCTACAACATCGACATGACGCCGCACGAGACCAACACCCGTGCCGCGCTCGTCGAGGTCGCCGAGAAGTTCGCCGCTCAGGAGCCGATCTTCGGCATCGAGCAGGAGTACACCTTCTTCAAGGACGGCTACCCGCTCGGCTTCCCCAAGGGCGGCTTCCCGGCCCCGCAGGGCGGCTACTACTGCGGCGTCGGCGCGGACGAGATCTTCGGACGTGACGTCGTCGAGGCGCACCTGGACAACTGCCTCAAGGCGGGCCTGGCGATCTCCGGCATCAACGCCGAGGTCATGCCCGGCCAGTGGGAGTTCCAGGTCGGCCCGGTCTCCCCGCTGGAGGTCTCCGACCACCTGTGGGTGGCCCGCTGGCTGCTCTACCGCACCGCCGAGGACTTCGGCGTCTCCGCCACCCTGGACCCCAAGCCGGTCAAGGGCGACTGGAACGGCGCGGGCGCGCACACCAACTTCTCCACCAAGGCGATGCGCGAGACGTACGAGGCGATCATCACCGCCGCCGAGTCGCTCGGTGAGGGCTCCAAGCCGCTCGACCACGTCAAGCACTACGGCGCCGGCATCGACGACCGCCTGACCGGTCTGCACGAGACCGCCCCGTGGAACGAGTACTCCTACGGTGTCTCCAACCGTGGCGCCTCGGTCCGTATCCCGTGGCAGGTCGAGAAGGACGGCAAGGGTTACATCGAGGACCGCCGTCCGAACGCCAACGTCGACCCGTACGTCGTGACGCGTCTGCTCGTCGACACGTGCTGCTCCGCGCTGGAGAAGGCCGGCCAGGTCTGA
- a CDS encoding winged helix DNA-binding domain-containing protein, which yields MGDAERYIGVAERRARLASRHRLAGAARAGGPEEVAGSLVALHGTDPATVYLAVGARLADPARTVAETGRALYEDRALVRMHGMRHTVFVFPTDLTAVVHASTGLAVAARERAALLKHMATAGAPDAAWLKEVEESALAALALRGQATAAELAADEPRLREQFVYAAGKSYEGLHTVSTRLLKVLGVEGKVVRGRPLGSWTSSQFRWAVAPAHPELDPAEAQSALLRRWLTACGPATEDDLKWWTGWRVTDVRRALAAIGARPVTLDEGPGYVVDGDLGPVAGPAEPWAALLPGLDPTAMGWRQRDWYLAPELRPALFDGSGNVGPTVWWNGRVIGAWAQRPDGEVVWRLLDTQGVGRDAEAAIAAEAGRLRGWLGATRVTPRFRTPLEKELAR from the coding sequence GTGGGTGACGCGGAGCGGTACATCGGTGTGGCGGAGCGGCGGGCGCGGCTCGCGTCGCGGCATCGGCTGGCGGGGGCGGCGCGGGCGGGGGGTCCCGAGGAGGTGGCCGGCTCCCTGGTCGCCCTGCACGGCACGGATCCGGCGACGGTCTATCTGGCCGTCGGGGCCCGGCTCGCGGACCCGGCGCGGACCGTGGCGGAGACCGGGCGGGCACTGTACGAGGACCGTGCGCTGGTCCGGATGCACGGCATGCGGCACACGGTCTTCGTGTTCCCGACGGATCTCACCGCCGTCGTGCACGCCTCGACCGGTCTCGCGGTCGCCGCCAGGGAACGGGCCGCGCTGCTCAAGCACATGGCCACGGCCGGGGCGCCGGACGCGGCCTGGCTGAAGGAGGTCGAGGAGTCGGCGCTGGCCGCGCTGGCCCTGCGGGGCCAGGCGACGGCGGCCGAACTCGCCGCGGACGAGCCGCGGTTGCGGGAGCAGTTCGTGTACGCGGCAGGGAAGAGCTACGAAGGGCTCCACACCGTCTCGACCCGGCTGCTGAAGGTGCTGGGAGTGGAGGGCAAGGTGGTGCGCGGGCGGCCGCTCGGCTCCTGGACCTCCAGCCAGTTCCGCTGGGCCGTCGCCCCCGCCCATCCCGAACTCGACCCGGCCGAGGCGCAGTCGGCCCTGCTGCGCCGCTGGCTCACCGCCTGCGGTCCGGCCACGGAGGACGACCTCAAGTGGTGGACGGGCTGGCGGGTGACCGACGTCCGCCGGGCCCTCGCGGCGATCGGCGCACGGCCGGTCACGCTGGACGAGGGCCCGGGGTACGTCGTCGACGGCGACCTCGGCCCGGTGGCCGGCCCCGCTGAGCCCTGGGCCGCGCTTCTGCCCGGCCTCGACCCGACGGCCATGGGCTGGCGGCAACGGGACTGGTATCTGGCCCCCGAGCTGCGCCCCGCCCTGTTCGACGGCAGCGGGAACGTGGGGCCGACGGTGTGGTGGAACGGCCGTGTGATCGGCGCGTGGGCCCAGCGCCCCGACGGCGAGGTCGTGTGGCGCCTCCTGGACACGCAGGGCGTGGGCCGGGACGCGGAAGCGGCGATCGCGGCGGAGGCCGGGCGACTCCGGGGGTGGCTGGGGGCGACCCGGGTGACGCCCAGGTTCCGGACGCCGTTGGAGAAGGAGTTGGCGCGGTGA
- a CDS encoding winged helix-turn-helix domain-containing protein → MATTRSLSSAPAPAPTPLPGRQRLRAVGPDEGIEVPDFLPPGATWLPAPQHTLPTLPGQPPMIGYLVLVPADQRAPVVPATGDTAGDPLVRVDTVRRTAVVDGRELDLTYLEFELLAHLVTHPHRVHTRDQLVTTVWGYGHVGDGRTVDVHIARLRRKLGAEHRDTIRTIRRVGYKYAPPTGR, encoded by the coding sequence ATGGCGACCACCCGTTCCCTGTCCTCCGCCCCTGCTCCCGCCCCCACCCCTCTGCCCGGCCGGCAGCGGCTGCGTGCCGTCGGTCCCGACGAGGGGATCGAGGTCCCGGACTTCCTGCCGCCGGGCGCCACCTGGCTGCCCGCGCCGCAGCACACGCTGCCCACCCTGCCGGGGCAGCCGCCGATGATCGGCTACCTGGTGCTCGTCCCGGCCGACCAGCGGGCACCGGTCGTACCGGCCACCGGTGACACCGCGGGCGATCCCCTCGTCCGCGTCGACACCGTGCGGCGCACCGCCGTCGTGGACGGGCGCGAACTCGACCTCACCTACCTGGAGTTCGAGCTGCTCGCCCATCTCGTGACCCACCCGCACCGGGTGCACACCCGCGACCAGCTGGTCACCACGGTGTGGGGGTACGGGCACGTGGGCGACGGCCGTACCGTCGACGTCCACATCGCCCGGCTGCGCCGCAAGCTGGGTGCCGAGCACCGCGACACGATCCGTACGATCCGCCGGGTCGGCTACAAGTACGCGCCGCCGACGGGGCGTTGA
- a CDS encoding LuxR C-terminal-related transcriptional regulator, which yields MRVVLAEDLFLLRDGLVRLLEAYDFEIAAAVETGPELARALAELEPDVAVVDVRLPPTHTDEGLQCALDARRDRPGLPVLVLSQHVEQLYARELLADGTGGIGYLLKDRVFDAEQFVDAVRRVAAGGTAMDPQVIQQLLSRRAADDRPLGRLTPREVEVLELMAQGRTNAAIAEKLVVTERAIAKHTSNIFAKLGLEVSDDDNRRVLAVLAYLDQDR from the coding sequence TTGCGCGTTGTCCTAGCCGAAGACCTGTTCCTGCTGCGCGACGGACTCGTCCGTCTCCTGGAGGCCTACGACTTCGAGATCGCCGCGGCCGTCGAGACCGGGCCGGAGCTGGCCCGCGCGCTCGCCGAACTGGAGCCGGACGTCGCCGTCGTGGACGTCAGGCTCCCGCCGACGCACACCGACGAGGGACTCCAGTGCGCGCTCGACGCCCGCCGTGACAGACCCGGGCTGCCGGTGCTGGTGCTGTCCCAGCACGTGGAGCAGCTGTACGCGCGCGAACTGCTCGCCGACGGCACCGGCGGGATCGGCTATCTGCTCAAGGACCGGGTGTTCGACGCGGAGCAGTTCGTGGACGCCGTACGGCGGGTCGCGGCGGGCGGGACGGCGATGGATCCGCAGGTGATCCAGCAGCTGCTGTCCCGGCGGGCGGCCGACGACCGGCCGCTGGGGCGGCTGACCCCGCGCGAGGTGGAGGTGCTGGAGCTGATGGCGCAGGGGCGTACCAACGCGGCGATCGCCGAGAAGCTGGTCGTGACGGAGCGGGCGATCGCCAAGCACACCTCCAACATCTTCGCCAAACTGGGCCTGGAGGTGTCGGACGACGACAACCGCCGCGTCCTGGCGGTTCTCGCCTATCTGGACCAGGACCGTTGA
- a CDS encoding SDR family oxidoreductase, giving the protein MRLLLLGGTEFVGRAVAEAALGRGWDVTVFHRGRHAPTAGVRSLHGDRTAPDGLAALGGAEGDWDAVVDTWSAAPHVVRDSARLLRDRAGRYAYVSSSSVYTWPRAAGADEDAPVVEGAAADAGQTDYARDKRGGELAAVEAFGADRSLLVRAGLILGPYENVGRLPWWLTRVARGGPVLAPGPRDLALQYIDVRDLAEWILDGVERGSSGPYNLVGPQGHATMGTLLDACAQVTGSTAELRWTDPDVILDAGIEPWLHLPVWLPPDSEAHGAMHAADVSRALATGLHCRPVEQTVTDTWTWLQSIGGTAPHRPDRPPVGLDPELEAKVLANSRSVR; this is encoded by the coding sequence ATGAGACTTCTCCTGCTGGGTGGGACCGAGTTCGTGGGACGGGCCGTCGCCGAGGCGGCCCTCGGGCGCGGCTGGGACGTGACCGTCTTCCATCGTGGGCGGCACGCGCCCACGGCCGGGGTGCGGTCATTGCACGGTGACCGCACCGCGCCGGACGGGCTCGCCGCGCTGGGCGGGGCCGAGGGCGACTGGGACGCGGTCGTCGACACCTGGTCGGCGGCACCGCACGTGGTGCGGGACTCGGCGCGGCTGCTGCGGGACCGCGCCGGGCGCTATGCGTACGTGTCGAGTTCCTCGGTGTACACCTGGCCCCGGGCCGCCGGCGCCGACGAGGACGCGCCGGTGGTGGAGGGCGCCGCGGCCGACGCCGGGCAGACCGACTACGCCCGGGACAAGCGGGGCGGGGAGCTGGCCGCCGTCGAGGCGTTCGGCGCGGACCGTTCCCTGCTCGTACGGGCCGGGCTGATCCTCGGCCCCTACGAGAACGTGGGCCGGCTGCCGTGGTGGCTGACCCGGGTCGCCCGCGGGGGCCCGGTGCTCGCCCCCGGGCCACGGGACCTCGCCCTCCAGTACATCGACGTCCGTGACCTCGCGGAGTGGATCCTCGACGGCGTGGAGCGCGGGTCGAGCGGGCCGTACAACCTGGTCGGTCCCCAGGGGCACGCCACCATGGGCACCCTGCTCGACGCCTGCGCGCAGGTCACCGGCTCGACCGCCGAGCTGCGCTGGACCGACCCGGACGTCATCCTCGACGCGGGCATCGAGCCGTGGCTGCACCTGCCGGTGTGGCTGCCACCGGACAGCGAGGCCCATGGGGCGATGCACGCCGCCGACGTCTCCCGGGCCCTGGCGACCGGCCTGCACTGCCGCCCGGTCGAGCAGACCGTCACCGACACCTGGACCTGGCTCCAAAGCATCGGCGGAACGGCCCCCCACCGCCCGGACCGTCCCCCCGTGGGCCTCGACCCGGAGCTGGAGGCGAAAGTCCTCGCGAACAGCCGGAGCGTGCGCTGA
- a CDS encoding tetratricopeptide repeat protein produces the protein MNQDWEDRVAAAWATLDGYAEEEAPAFRAVIDALVAELPDGSPRGSFERACAWDSTGRSDRAVPLYREALAGGLDGYQGRRARIQLSSSLRNIGQAEEGVKLLTSELDAPSDELDDAVRATLALCLSSLGRDREGLSLVLGALAPHLPRYQRSMANYARALVEPPSDRLGG, from the coding sequence GTGAACCAGGACTGGGAAGACCGGGTGGCCGCCGCCTGGGCCACGCTCGACGGCTACGCCGAGGAGGAGGCCCCCGCCTTCCGGGCCGTGATCGACGCGCTCGTCGCCGAACTGCCGGACGGCAGCCCCCGCGGCTCCTTCGAGCGGGCCTGCGCCTGGGACTCGACCGGCCGCTCGGACAGGGCGGTGCCGCTGTACCGGGAGGCGCTCGCGGGCGGCCTGGACGGCTACCAGGGGCGGCGCGCCAGGATCCAGCTCTCCAGTTCCCTGCGCAACATCGGGCAGGCGGAGGAGGGCGTCAAGCTGCTGACCTCCGAACTCGACGCGCCCTCCGACGAGTTGGACGACGCCGTACGGGCGACGCTCGCGCTGTGTCTGTCCAGCCTCGGCCGGGACCGTGAGGGCCTCTCCCTGGTGCTCGGCGCCCTGGCGCCCCATCTGCCCCGCTACCAGCGGTCGATGGCGAACTACGCGCGGGCGCTCGTGGAGCCGCCGTCGGACCGGCTCGGGGGGTAA
- a CDS encoding 5-carboxymethyl-2-hydroxymuconate Delta-isomerase, with amino-acid sequence MPQITVDHSRFLSFDREGFARGLHTAVVEIAAAKPEACKTQFRPSEVTAFGYDDPADLGHAVVHVTIGLLAGRTDETKAELTGAVLELLREHIENDGVATLHASAEIRDLDPSYRKFEE; translated from the coding sequence ATGCCGCAGATCACCGTCGACCACTCGCGCTTCCTCTCCTTCGACCGGGAGGGCTTCGCGCGGGGCCTGCACACCGCCGTCGTCGAGATCGCGGCCGCCAAGCCGGAGGCCTGCAAGACGCAGTTCCGGCCCAGCGAGGTCACCGCGTTCGGCTACGACGACCCCGCCGACCTCGGCCACGCCGTCGTCCACGTCACCATCGGCCTCCTCGCCGGCCGCACCGACGAGACGAAGGCCGAACTGACCGGGGCCGTCCTGGAGCTGCTGCGCGAGCACATCGAGAACGACGGCGTCGCGACCCTGCACGCCTCCGCGGAAATCCGCGACCTCGACCCCTCGTACCGCAAGTTCGAGGAGTAG
- a CDS encoding arsenate reductase family protein has product MEIWINPACSKCRGALTLLDAEGADYTVRRYLEDVPTEDEIRAVLARLGLEPWDITRTQEAAAKELGLKEWARDDTSRDRWIKALAEHPKLIQRPIITADDGTAVVARTDEAVRDALSRH; this is encoded by the coding sequence ATGGAGATCTGGATCAATCCGGCCTGCTCGAAGTGCCGTGGCGCGCTCACCCTGCTCGACGCCGAGGGCGCCGACTACACCGTCCGCCGCTACCTGGAGGACGTGCCGACCGAGGACGAGATCCGGGCCGTCCTCGCCCGCCTCGGCCTCGAACCCTGGGACATCACCCGCACCCAGGAGGCGGCCGCCAAGGAGCTCGGGCTCAAGGAGTGGGCCCGCGACGACACCTCGCGCGACCGCTGGATCAAGGCCCTCGCCGAACACCCCAAGCTGATCCAGCGCCCCATCATCACGGCGGACGACGGAACGGCGGTGGTGGCCCGCACCGACGAGGCCGTACGGGACGCACTGTCACGCCACTGA